From a region of the Sesamum indicum cultivar Zhongzhi No. 13 linkage group LG3, S_indicum_v1.0, whole genome shotgun sequence genome:
- the LOC105158716 gene encoding major pollen allergen Aln g 1-like, producing the protein MPHSIESIETVGGGNSVGVGCIRHTNFPDGAHFKFVKHRIDAIDTENYGLREMLNNDEIKAGKEQAMGLYKACEEYLATNTDVFA; encoded by the exons ATGCCCCATTCCATCGAGAGCATTGAGACGGTCGGAGGAGGCAACAGTGTTGGTGTTGGATGCATTAGGCATACAAACTTCCCTGATG GTGCCCACTTCAAGTTTGTGAAGCACAGGATCGATGCTATCGACACTGAGAACTAT GGACTAAGGGAGATGTTAAACAATGATGAGATAAAAGCCGGCAAAGAACAGGCTATGGGTCTCTACAAGGCTTGTGAAGAGTACCTCGCAACTAATACCGATGTCTTTGCCTAA
- the LOC105158717 gene encoding uncharacterized protein LOC105158717 isoform X4 — translation MSDDQERKFFQELRDEDCISRSLLHLSTTAHHQSTTVVPPSDCTTTCSNPIKRHSILSPSSSSQQPSCRRATLHPPSSPSTTAAAADYRLLGFTKLPLPHPFPAASPPPLRRTISEPIYSTDTFNSAGPPPQFSGFPTSPGPVLNQPLQESSNRNTVQESYTLPDTLPVIHRTVSDPNLIRNQQVVSGSGTPPLPPLSRNVSRSPSRGESPSTKRLKRMRDRLKEMSQWWNQVVREGEEDENETENYSTDNFTNEESENDMENPPQEAVWVEKNGESLILHFKCPCGNEYQILLFRQNCYYKLTNYKTH, via the exons ATGAGCGATGATCAAGAGCGCAAATTCTTCCAAGAACTCCGCGATGAAGACTGCATTTCGAGGTCCTTGCTCCACCTCTCCACCACCGCCCACCACCAATCAACCACCGTCGTTCCGCCCTCTGATTGCACCACCACATGTAGCAATCCCATCAAAAGACACTCCATTTTATCGCCATCATCGTCGTCGCAACAACCATCTTGCAGAAGGGCCACTCTCCATCCCCCTTCTTCCCCCTCCACCACCGCCGCTGCCGCCGATTACCGCCTCCTTGGCTTCACCAAACTCCCACTTCCACACCCTTTTCCTGCCGCTTCGCCGCCCCCTCTCCGCCGCACCATTTCCGAGCCCATATACTCCACTGACACCTTCAATTCTGCCGGCCCGCCACCGCAATTTTCGGGATTTCCCACTTCTCCAGGCCCAGTCTTGAACCAACCACTACAAGAAAGTTCCAACAGAAATACTGTTCAAGAATCATATACACTTCCAGATACACTGCCAGTTATCCACCGCACTGTTTCTGATCCCAATCTCATCCGCAATCAGCAGGTGGTATCTGGCAGCGGAACGCCTCCGCTCCCACCTCTGTCAAGAAATGTTTCGAGGTCTCCGAGTCGTGGAGAGAGCCCTAGTACCAAA AGGCTGAAAAGAATGAGGGACCGGCTGAAAGAGATGAGCCAGTGGTGGAATCAAGTCGTGCGTGAAGGTGAAGAAGACGAAAATGAGACCGAAAATTATAGCACTGACAACTTTACCAAT GAAGAATCTGAGAATGACATGGAAAATCCTCCACAGGAAGCTGTGTGGGTCGAGAAGAACGGCGAGTCCCTAATCCTCCACTTCAAGTGCCCTTGTGGTAATGAATATCAGATTCTTCTTTTTAGGCAAAACTGCTACTACAAATTGACAAATTACAAAACCCACTGA
- the LOC105158717 gene encoding uncharacterized protein LOC105158717 isoform X2 yields the protein MSDDQERKFFQELRDEDCISRSLLHLSTTAHHQSTTVVPPSDCTTTCSNPIKRHSILSPSSSSQQPSCRRATLHPPSSPSTTAAAADYRLLGFTKLPLPHPFPAASPPPLRRTISEPIYSTDTFNSAGPPPQFSGFPTSPGPVLNQPLQESSNRNTVQESYTLPDTLPVIHRTVSDPNLIRNQQVVSGSGTPPLPPLSRNVSRSPSRGESPSTKRLKRMRDRLKEMSQWWNQVVREGEEDENETENYSTDNFTNVREESENDMENPPQEAVWVEKNGESLILHFKCPCGNEYQILLFRQNCYYKLTNYKTH from the exons ATGAGCGATGATCAAGAGCGCAAATTCTTCCAAGAACTCCGCGATGAAGACTGCATTTCGAGGTCCTTGCTCCACCTCTCCACCACCGCCCACCACCAATCAACCACCGTCGTTCCGCCCTCTGATTGCACCACCACATGTAGCAATCCCATCAAAAGACACTCCATTTTATCGCCATCATCGTCGTCGCAACAACCATCTTGCAGAAGGGCCACTCTCCATCCCCCTTCTTCCCCCTCCACCACCGCCGCTGCCGCCGATTACCGCCTCCTTGGCTTCACCAAACTCCCACTTCCACACCCTTTTCCTGCCGCTTCGCCGCCCCCTCTCCGCCGCACCATTTCCGAGCCCATATACTCCACTGACACCTTCAATTCTGCCGGCCCGCCACCGCAATTTTCGGGATTTCCCACTTCTCCAGGCCCAGTCTTGAACCAACCACTACAAGAAAGTTCCAACAGAAATACTGTTCAAGAATCATATACACTTCCAGATACACTGCCAGTTATCCACCGCACTGTTTCTGATCCCAATCTCATCCGCAATCAGCAGGTGGTATCTGGCAGCGGAACGCCTCCGCTCCCACCTCTGTCAAGAAATGTTTCGAGGTCTCCGAGTCGTGGAGAGAGCCCTAGTACCAAA AGGCTGAAAAGAATGAGGGACCGGCTGAAAGAGATGAGCCAGTGGTGGAATCAAGTCGTGCGTGAAGGTGAAGAAGACGAAAATGAGACCGAAAATTATAGCACTGACAACTTTACCAATGTCCGA GAAGAATCTGAGAATGACATGGAAAATCCTCCACAGGAAGCTGTGTGGGTCGAGAAGAACGGCGAGTCCCTAATCCTCCACTTCAAGTGCCCTTGTGGTAATGAATATCAGATTCTTCTTTTTAGGCAAAACTGCTACTACAAATTGACAAATTACAAAACCCACTGA
- the LOC105158717 gene encoding uncharacterized protein LOC105158717 isoform X3 yields the protein MSDDQERKFFQELRDEDCISRSLLHLSTTAHHQSTTVVPPSDCTTTCSNPIKRHSILSPSSSSQQPSCRRATLHPPSSPSTTAAAADYRLLGFTKLPLPHPFPAASPPPLRRTISEPIYSTDTFNSAGPPPQFSGFPTSPGPVLNQPLQESSNRNTVQESYTLPDTLPVIHRTVSDPNLIRNQQVVSGSGTPPLPPLSRNVSRSPSRGESPSTKQRLKRMRDRLKEMSQWWNQVVREGEEDENETENYSTDNFTNEESENDMENPPQEAVWVEKNGESLILHFKCPCGNEYQILLFRQNCYYKLTNYKTH from the exons ATGAGCGATGATCAAGAGCGCAAATTCTTCCAAGAACTCCGCGATGAAGACTGCATTTCGAGGTCCTTGCTCCACCTCTCCACCACCGCCCACCACCAATCAACCACCGTCGTTCCGCCCTCTGATTGCACCACCACATGTAGCAATCCCATCAAAAGACACTCCATTTTATCGCCATCATCGTCGTCGCAACAACCATCTTGCAGAAGGGCCACTCTCCATCCCCCTTCTTCCCCCTCCACCACCGCCGCTGCCGCCGATTACCGCCTCCTTGGCTTCACCAAACTCCCACTTCCACACCCTTTTCCTGCCGCTTCGCCGCCCCCTCTCCGCCGCACCATTTCCGAGCCCATATACTCCACTGACACCTTCAATTCTGCCGGCCCGCCACCGCAATTTTCGGGATTTCCCACTTCTCCAGGCCCAGTCTTGAACCAACCACTACAAGAAAGTTCCAACAGAAATACTGTTCAAGAATCATATACACTTCCAGATACACTGCCAGTTATCCACCGCACTGTTTCTGATCCCAATCTCATCCGCAATCAGCAGGTGGTATCTGGCAGCGGAACGCCTCCGCTCCCACCTCTGTCAAGAAATGTTTCGAGGTCTCCGAGTCGTGGAGAGAGCCCTAGTACCAAA CAGAGGCTGAAAAGAATGAGGGACCGGCTGAAAGAGATGAGCCAGTGGTGGAATCAAGTCGTGCGTGAAGGTGAAGAAGACGAAAATGAGACCGAAAATTATAGCACTGACAACTTTACCAAT GAAGAATCTGAGAATGACATGGAAAATCCTCCACAGGAAGCTGTGTGGGTCGAGAAGAACGGCGAGTCCCTAATCCTCCACTTCAAGTGCCCTTGTGGTAATGAATATCAGATTCTTCTTTTTAGGCAAAACTGCTACTACAAATTGACAAATTACAAAACCCACTGA
- the LOC105158717 gene encoding uncharacterized protein LOC105158717 isoform X1, with amino-acid sequence MSDDQERKFFQELRDEDCISRSLLHLSTTAHHQSTTVVPPSDCTTTCSNPIKRHSILSPSSSSQQPSCRRATLHPPSSPSTTAAAADYRLLGFTKLPLPHPFPAASPPPLRRTISEPIYSTDTFNSAGPPPQFSGFPTSPGPVLNQPLQESSNRNTVQESYTLPDTLPVIHRTVSDPNLIRNQQVVSGSGTPPLPPLSRNVSRSPSRGESPSTKQRLKRMRDRLKEMSQWWNQVVREGEEDENETENYSTDNFTNVREESENDMENPPQEAVWVEKNGESLILHFKCPCGNEYQILLFRQNCYYKLTNYKTH; translated from the exons ATGAGCGATGATCAAGAGCGCAAATTCTTCCAAGAACTCCGCGATGAAGACTGCATTTCGAGGTCCTTGCTCCACCTCTCCACCACCGCCCACCACCAATCAACCACCGTCGTTCCGCCCTCTGATTGCACCACCACATGTAGCAATCCCATCAAAAGACACTCCATTTTATCGCCATCATCGTCGTCGCAACAACCATCTTGCAGAAGGGCCACTCTCCATCCCCCTTCTTCCCCCTCCACCACCGCCGCTGCCGCCGATTACCGCCTCCTTGGCTTCACCAAACTCCCACTTCCACACCCTTTTCCTGCCGCTTCGCCGCCCCCTCTCCGCCGCACCATTTCCGAGCCCATATACTCCACTGACACCTTCAATTCTGCCGGCCCGCCACCGCAATTTTCGGGATTTCCCACTTCTCCAGGCCCAGTCTTGAACCAACCACTACAAGAAAGTTCCAACAGAAATACTGTTCAAGAATCATATACACTTCCAGATACACTGCCAGTTATCCACCGCACTGTTTCTGATCCCAATCTCATCCGCAATCAGCAGGTGGTATCTGGCAGCGGAACGCCTCCGCTCCCACCTCTGTCAAGAAATGTTTCGAGGTCTCCGAGTCGTGGAGAGAGCCCTAGTACCAAA CAGAGGCTGAAAAGAATGAGGGACCGGCTGAAAGAGATGAGCCAGTGGTGGAATCAAGTCGTGCGTGAAGGTGAAGAAGACGAAAATGAGACCGAAAATTATAGCACTGACAACTTTACCAATGTCCGA GAAGAATCTGAGAATGACATGGAAAATCCTCCACAGGAAGCTGTGTGGGTCGAGAAGAACGGCGAGTCCCTAATCCTCCACTTCAAGTGCCCTTGTGGTAATGAATATCAGATTCTTCTTTTTAGGCAAAACTGCTACTACAAATTGACAAATTACAAAACCCACTGA